The Sphaerochaeta sp. nucleotide sequence CGGTGAGGACATCCGGAGGTACCGGAGGGAGGATCTGCACAAGAACATCTCCGTCGTGTTGCAGGATACCTGCCTGTTCACCGGTACCATCGCCGACAACATCCGGTACGCAAAACCGGAGGCAACCATGGACGAGGTGCGCGCCGCGGCTGAACTGGCCCACGCCGACGCGTTCATCACCATGTTGCCGGAAGGATATGAGACGGTCATCCAGGGAAACGCCGACCGCTTGAGCGAAGGACAACGGCAGCAACTGGCCATCGCCCGCGCCGCGCTCCGCCCCTCCTCCCTGTTGATCCTTGACGAAGCGACCAGTTCGGTGGACACCCGGACGGAGAAAGAGATCCAACATGCCATGATCGGGCTGATGGAACACCGGACGACCTTTTTGATCGCCCATCGTCTTTCCACCATCCGGGATGCCGACTGGATTTTTGTCATCGACGGAGGCCGCATCGTCCAACAGGGAACCCACGCGTCGCTGTTGGTGGCCCCAGGACGGTATCGGAGCATGGTGCTCAGCCAGAGCGGCGTCAAGGAACCATAGAAAAGCCGTCCCTTGCGGAACGGCTTGGTTATGCCTGGAGGGGTTCGAACCTTCGACACCCTGCTTAGAAGGCAGGTGCTCTATCCAACTGAGCTACAGGCACGAGCAATAATAACGAAAAAGTATTGCATGACAGTTATAACGGTTTTTTATTCCTCATTCAAGCCGTAAAACGGAAAGAAACCGGACGCCAATGGAAATGGCGTACAAGCTTCATTTTTTCCTTTTGAGTACGATGAAGATATGGAAGACAGGGAACGCGTATGGAGCCTGGTCCGGAACTACGCGTGGAACTCCATGGCGTATCTCGCGTTGGAACCGGACAAACAGTGGTTCTTCTCCCAAAACGGGGAAGGCGTGGCGGCGTACGCCCTCTCCCATGGCGTGATGATCGTCTGCGCCGACCCCATCTGTCCTCCCGAAATGATGCCATCGTTTCTCAATGAAATCAAACGCTACGCGGCGCGGCATCGGTACCGGCTGGTGCTGTTGTTTCCCGGAGAACGGTTCCTTTCCGTCTACCGCGCCTGTGGGTTCGGCATCGCCTCCATTGGCGAGGAAGCGGTGTTCGATCTCACCACATGGAACCTCCGTGGCGGCAAAGCGGCAAAACTCCGCGCCGCGGTGAACCACGCAAAGAAAGCGGGGCTGGTGGTGAAGGAATACGTTCCAACCCAGGGGAGAAACCCTTTCATCGAGCAGGAATTCGAAGCGATCACCAACCGGTGGTTTTCCGGCAAGCAAACATCCCGGCTCCAATTCGCCCTCGGGGATGTGGGCTTTGACAATCCCACTGACAAACGGTACCTGTACGCCCAGGCGCCGGATGGGCGGATTGAAGCGTTCGTTGTCTTTCTCCCCTACCGTGGCGGGACGGCTTACATGGCTGATGTGACCCGCAGGCGTCCTGACGCCGTGTATGGCGCCATCCAACTGGTCATCACCCAGGCATTCGCCAAGTTCCGAGAAGAAGGACATACGACGGCAAGTCTTGGCATCGCTCCGCTGGCGGATGTCCACGAACCATGGAAACGGAAAGGATTCCAGTGGGAATGCCGGTATCTGTACCGACATATGAATCGGGTCTATGGCTTCCAATCCCTGAAAAACGCCAAAGCTGAGTACGCCCCCACCCGCTGGGAGCCGGTGTACGTGGTCTCCCGTCCCCGCCTGCTCACCTTCCGGATGCGGTACGCCATGGCGGATGTGTTGGACAGCAAGGGCTTCCATGATTACGTCCATGCATTTTTCTCCCACCGGCACGCTTACCTCTGATGTACAAGGTGTGTTCAAAGTTTTTTCATATATTTTCGATACTTCCCTCATAAGTACGTTAAAATACAATTACTGAGCGGAACACTTCAAATAAAATAGCAAAGATTGATTGAACTTCTTCCATATTTACAGTACATTGAGGGCGTAAAAAGAAAGGAAGAAAGGAATACAGCTTATGGAAAAGAACGAAAAAGAGCTGAAAGAAAACATTGAACTTATCATCAAGAATACGGATATGTTCACGGAAGAGGATGCAGACAGATTAACCGAACAGGTGAAAGGACATAAATACTTTCTCGATCGTCAGCTGGGGCGCGATCTGAGCTGGACGGAGGTGGCGTTCTCCTGGATGGAGAATGTATACCTGCCGATCAGCGAAGCGATGGAGACCTTCACCACCAGCGCCAGTTTCCCTGGCCAGAAGCGTGATGATGTGTTCTTCGAGCTGTGCGACCACTGGTTCTACATGGCTAAGGATGGCAAGAAGCACGACAACGCGTTTGATGTAGCCCTTGACTATGACGCCAACTATGGAAAGTCCATTGGAAAGTGGCTTGCCAAGATGCAGTGCGCGCACATCGCCTAACCACCCTTCTGCGAGAAGAAATGCCGCTACGTTTCGCGTGGCGGCGTTTTTTTTATCCCTTCATGATAAGGAAAAACAAAAAGCGGTGCCGTTGGAAAAGCGACACCGTTGTTTGTTCGTGATCGTATTTACGTGGTGGACGTTTCAGGCTTCTCGGCTTCCGGAGTTTTGGCGACTTCCGGTTTGACCGGTTCCGCTACCGTTTTCTTCTCACAGGAAGAAGATTTGGCGAACAGGTATCCGGACAGACAAAGCAAGCCAATGCCACCGACGAACAGCGCCGCGGCAAAGATCATCAACAGCACCTGGTAGCCGACGAATCCGCCCCGGTATGACATCATGTACCCGCCCATGATCGGACGGAACTGATACGAGCAGAGACTGCCGACCATCAAGGCAAAACCCACGACGACCATCACGCCCGCGAACACGACACTCACAATCGCACTTTTCTTCATCTTTGTCTCACCTTCCTCAGAAGAAAACATACTGAATGCCACGAGAAAAGTTAAATGAAGAATTGTGAAGAGATAGGGGAACAAAGCTTCCAATCTTATTGACAACACCCCCTAAATAGAACATAGTCCAAATACAATTTGTTCATGACGCAGGAGGGTAACCGACCCAAATTGAACGGCGTGGAAGTGACCATCAAAAACGTCTCTCGGACGTACGGGGATTTCAAAGCTCTGGACAACGTCTCCATCCAGATTCACAAAGGAGAGTTCTTCTCCTTGTTGGGGCCTTCGGGATGCGGCAAGACGACGCTGCTGCGCATCATTGCGGGATTCGATTCTCCGGATACCGGAGACGTCTTGTTCGACGGCAAGGACGTGTTGCCGCTCCCCCCGGACAAACGGCAATCCAATACCGTCTTCCAGACCTACGCGCTGTTCCCCCACCTTACGGTGTATGACAACATCGCGTTCCCGCTCCGTCTGAAGAAACTGGACAAGGCAACCATCGACAAGAAGGTGCGTGAATACATTCATCTGGTACAGCTGGACCAACACATCGACAAGAAACCGTCGATGCTCTCCGGCGGCCAGAAGCAACGGGTGGCCATCGCCCGCGCGTTGATCAACGAGCCGAAGGTGCTCCTTTTGGACGAACCGCTTTCCGCGTTGGACGCCAAACTCCGCCAGAGTCTGTTGATTGACCTGGACAACCTGCATGAGCAGGTGGGCATCACGTTCATCTACGTCACCCACGACCAGAGCGAAGCGCTCTCCGTCAGTGATCGGATCGCCGTAATGAACCAGGGACAGGTGCTGCAGATCGGCAACCCGTACGAAATCTACGAGGCTCCGGCGACCCGTTTCGTCTCCAAGTTCATCGGGGAGACCAACTACTTTGAAGGAACCATCGTCTCCTGCGAAAAACAAGGGGATGAATACCTGTGCATGGTGGACATTCCCGAACTGGGGCAGCAGGTCAGCGTCACCGATTACGACCCCCAGCCGGTGGGAGCCCACGAGGCGTTCACCATCCGGCCGGAGAAGATCCGGATCACCAGCGAAGCGCCTGCCGTCCATCCCGGACAGAGCGTCAACAGCTTCCAAGGATATGTGGATGAGCCGGTGTACAGCGGCTTCCAGTCCAAATTCTTTGTCCGGCTGGACGCGGGAGAACATCCGATCTTCAAGATCTTCAAGCAGCACACCACCTTCCTGGACGACGGTCCAGAAATTGAGTGGAAGGATCATGTGTACATCAACTGGACGGCTACCGACGGGTATCTGATCAAGGACCTGAAACGATGAACCGCCCGTTACGCAAGAACCAGTTCCAGGAAGAGTTGAAAGGAACGGCGTACGCCTGGCCGATGGGGCTGTGGTTCACGTTGTTCTTCACCGTGCCGCTGGGCATCATCATCCTGTACAGTTTTCTCAAACGCGGTCTGTACGGCGGCGTGGAATGGAAGTTTTCCCTCACCGCGTACCGCCAGATGTTCAATCCCAGCTTCGCCAAAGTATTGCTCCGGACACTGTGGATCACCATCGTGGCCACGTTCTTCTGCATGGCGCTGGCGCTTCCCACCGGATACGCCATGGCCAAGAGCAAGCACCAGACGCTCCTGCTGTTCTTGATCATCATCCCGTTCTGGACCAACAGCTTGATCCGCATCTACGCGTGGATCAGCCTGCTGTCCACCGAAGGATTTCTGAACAACATTCTGATCAAACTCCACCTGATCTCCCAGCCGCTCCACATGATCTACAACAACGGTTCGGTCATTCTCGTGTTGATCTACATGTATCTGCCCTTCGCCATTCTGCCCCTGTTCACCACCATCGACAAGTTTGACTTCTCGTTGATTGACGCCGCCAGGGATCTTGGGGCGTCCAAACCGCAGTCAATGTTCCTGGTGTTGCTGCCCAACATCAAAAGCGGCATCACCACCTCCCTGATCTTCACGTTCATCCCGATCTTCGGTGAGTACACCGTGCCGCTGCTCGTCGGTGGCAAGGAAAGCACAATGATCGGAAACATCATCGTCGACCAGGTGTCGAAGACAAGAAACTGGCCGCTTGCCTCGGCCTTCTCCATGGTATTGACCATCCTGTCGTTGATCGGCGTCTTCTGGATGCTGACCACCGGAGCGAGGGAACAGGTTTCCCAGTCGAAGAAGGTCGTCACGTCCCAGACGGAGCTTGAGGACAGCGTGGCGGAACACCACAAGACCCATCAGGGAGGCGCGTCATGAACTACCACACCTACACCAACAAGAGGCATTTTTCGTTCAGCACCACCATGCTTTGCCTGGTGATCATCTTCCTGTTCATCCCTCTGTTTGTCGTCGTGCTCTTTTCGTTCAACAGCACCAAGGGGATGGAATGGCATGGCGCGTCCATCGTCTGGTACGAGAAGCTGCTGTTCGGCAGCCAGCCGCTGTGGCGTGCGTTTGAGAACAGCGTGATCATCGCCCTGGCCAGCAGCGTCACCGCGACGCTTCTGGGAACGCTGGCGTCCATTGGCATCAAATGGTACCGGTTCAAGGGAAAGACCTACATCACCGCCATCAGCTATCTGCCGATGGTTCTGCCGGAGGTGATCATCGGCGTCTCCATGTTGATCTTTTTCTCCGCCGTGCATCTGAACCTCGGCATGGTGACGATCTTCATCGCCCACACCACCTTCGAGCTTCCGTTCGCGTTCATGATGGTCTCGGCACGACTGGACGAGTTCGACTACAGCACCATCGAGGCGGCCCATGACCTGGGAGCCAACGAAGTGCAGACCCTGGTGATGGTCACCATTCCGTCGCTGATGCCCGGCATCATGTCAGCGTTCCTGATGTGCGTGACGATGAGCCTTGAGGACTTCGTCATCACGTTCTTTGTCAGCGGACCGGGATCGGGGACGCTGCCCATCTACGTCTACTCACAGATCCGCTACGGAGTCTCCCCGGTGATCAACGCGCTTTCGTTCGTCATGATCCTCGGCACGATGCTGCTGGCGTTCGTGTTCCGCAGATTCCTGAAGAATGTCGCCGCATCCGGTTGATCTCAGGGCGGTTGGTCAAATCTTCGTAATATGCTACACTCTTGTTCGTCGGTTCCGCTTCCATTCGGGAGCGGAAAAATCTTGAAAATCACGCGGATGGAGCAAAGCCAAGCGCACACTCCCCCATACGGAGAAAATAATCTCCGGCTTATGAGGGAATAGGCCCAAAACCACTTTACATTTTGGTTGCAATTGGTATACTCCGAAGCAGGTTTTAGGGGGTGGGAAACGTGAAACGTCATCAAGCGTTGCTGCTGGTCCTTCTCATCGGTGTGGTGCTGGTTTTCACCAGTTGCCACAAAACCCAGGAAGACAAGGTACTGTACCTATACAACTGGACCTATTATACTCCGGATGAAATCCTTCAATCCTTCAAAGAGGAAACAGGCATCACCGTCATCGTGGACAACTTCGCGTCCAACGAAGAGATGTTCGCCAAGGTCCAGGCGGGGGGCGGCGCGAAGGGCTATGACCTGATCGTTCCTTCCCAAGACTACGTCTCCATCATGATCAAGCTGGGAATGCTTCATGAACTTGACCATTCCAAGATCCCCAACCTGAAGTACATCCGTCCGGAGATCAACAAAATGGCCCAGTACGATCCCCAGATGCAGTACAGCGTACCCTACTTCGCGGGTGGCAGCGGGATCGCCGTCAACAAGACAAAGGTGACGGATTACGCGCGGGATTGGTCGATCTTCGCCGACACCCGGTACAAGGGCAAGATGTCCATGCTGGATGACATGCGCGAGGTGATGGGCGCCGCGTTGAAATACCTGGGCTACAGCGCCAATACGACGGATGACGCCCAGTTGCAGGAAGCGGCCGACCTGATCATCACCCAGTGGAAACCCAACCTGGTCAAGTTTGATTCGGAGAGTTTCGGCAAGAGTTTCGCCAGCGGGGAGTTCACCATCGTCCACTGCTACGCGGAGAACGTATTCCAGGAAGTGCCGGAAGACCAGTGGGGAGACATCGATTTCTTTGTTCCACCGGAAGGGGGTGTCAGCTACATCGACAACTTCGTCATTCCCAAGGACGCCAAGCACATCGACTACGCCTACCAGTTCATCAACTACTTCTGTGACCCGAAGGTGTACGCCCGGTTCCTGGACGCGTTCAACTATCCCAGCACGGTGAATACCGACGCGGGACAATACCAAACCGCCACGCCGTATTTCCAACCGGATGACATCGTCAACAGCGAACTATACGTGGATCTCGGTGCCGATTTGGACAAATACAACGCGCTTTGGCAGAAGATCCGGTACGATCAGTGAGTGGTCGTATCGATATTATTGCATAAATATACAATATAGACACAATTTTCGCTTGTCTCCAACCCCTCGTTTCCGCTATGCTGGTACCATCTTAGCAAAGTGAAAGAGGGGTTGTGGGATGACGTACACAAATCTTTTGACGGCATTGGCGTTCATTATTTATCTGGTGTTGATGCTGATCATCGGGTTCGTCACAATGCGCAAGACGAAAAAAACGGATGACTACTTCCTGGGAGGAAGGAACGTGGGCCCCTGGTTCACCGCCCTTTCCGCGGAAGCGTCGGATATGTCCAGCTGGCTGTTGATGGGTCTTCCCGGTGTCGCCTATTTCTCCGGATTGAAGGAAGCGTTCTGGACGGCGCTGGGGCTGTTGATCGGCACGTACCTGAACTGGCTGTTTGTCGCAAAACGGCTGAGGATATACACCATTCAGGCCAAGAATTCCATCACCATTCCGGAGTTCCTGTCCAACCGGTTCCATGACAAGAGCGGCGTCATCAAGGCGATCGGCGCCGTGTTGATCATCCTGTTCTTCGTCATCTATACGGCAAGCGGATTCGTCGCCTGCGGCAAACTGTTCAACTCGGTATTCGGGATGAGCTACTACTCCGGCCTGCTGTTGGGCGTCGTGGTGATTCTGGGTTATACGTTGATGGGCGGGTATCTTGCCGTCGTCTCCACCGATTTCCTGCAGGGTACGTTGATGTTCATCGCGTTGGCCATCACCGTGTTCCTAGGAATCAATCATGCCGGAGGCGCGTCCTATTCGTTTGAGAGCCTGAAGGCGATGGGCTCCCAGTTCGTCAATCCGTTCGCAGGAGAGAAGTATGGGGTGATGAACGCCATCTCCACCCTGGCGTGGGGTCTGGGGTACTTCGGCATGCCACACATCCTGGTACGGTTCATGAGCATCAAGCGGAACGAAGACATCAAGACGGCACGCCGCATCTCCATGGTATGGGTATTCATCGCCATGTTCTGCGCCCTGATCGTCGGTGTGGTCGGCAAACTGATCATCAGCCCGGCATACGCCAGTCAGGCTGCGGCGGAGTCGGTATTCATCGACAGCGCCAAACTGCTCTTCCCCACGTTCATCGCCGGCATCTTCCTCTGCGCAATTCTTGCGGCTAGCATGAGCACGGCGGACAGCCAGCTGCTCGTCGCCTCCAGCGCGTTCTCCGAAGACCTGTACAAGACGTTCATCCATAAACGCGCCAGTGACAAGGAAGTGTTGATGGTCAGCAGAATTTCCGTCATTGCCATTACGTTGATCGCCATCTTCCTGGCAATGGATCAGAATTCTTCCGTATTCCGGATCGTCAGTTACGCCTGGGCGGGCTTCGGCGCGACGTTCGGACCGGCCATCCTGGCTTCGGTGTTCTGGAAGAAAGCGACCCGCAAAGGCTGCATCGCCGCGATGATCAGCGGAGGGGTGACGGTCATCGTATGGAAACAGCTCCATGGAGGTCTGTTCGATCTGTACGAACTGCTTCCCGCGTTCATCATCGCTACCCTCTTCCTGGTGGTGTTCAGTCTGCTGGACAAGAGCGACAACAGCACCGTTGAGGCGGAGTTCGATCAATTCCAGGCTTCCCTCAAGGCAAGCTGAAGGATGTTTCCTTTTCAGAGAGCCGCCGGCTGAACGCCGGCTTTTTTGTTACCAGGCGCCGCCCCCGCCACCACCGAAACCACCCCCGACGAACCCACCACCACCGAATGACGAATGGATGGGGCCACGGGGCGTGGAAGCCGCTTGGGCATACAGGTTCCGAGCGACGGAGGATTGGAGCGAGCCGATCATGGCGCCCAGCATCATGGCGTCTCCCAAAGAGCCCGCGGGGCCATCGCACCAGGCGGGATTCTCCACCATGATGCCCTGGAACTTCCGGGCCCATTTCTTCTCCAATCCAAACACGATGGCGTAGGACAGAACGTGATAGTACAGCTGCGGATTCTGGTCGATCATCATCTTCAGTTGCTCGATCTTCGCCGTTGCGATGAACTCACGGTAGCCCAGCGTCTCTCCCAATACCTTCACGCCGTACGGGCTTCTCCTGCCGATGAACGCGGAGACGGTCGCCGCGAAAGCAGACAGCACCGTGGAGGAGAGAGCGATCACCACACCTTTCCATCCTTCCTGGTACAAGGAATATCCAACACCCCCGAAACAGATGAAGGTCACGACGATCCCCACCAAGGCGGCGAGGAACAACCGGGCTTTGGATACGGTCAACGACCAGGAAGCGATGAACCGTGCCATGACGGAAGCGACGCCCACACTGATGATCCCCAGAAGGAGCACTTGGGCGCTCTCCACATCCAGAAACCCTTTTTCCACCGCGACGACAGACACCAGCACGGGAAGAAATGAAAGGATGCCGGCGATCGCCTTAACCCGGTCAGCCTTGCCATCCTGCAAGGCGTTCTCCCCATGGGAGAACCGATACTTCACCGCCGCCTTCACCGCCGTCACATCCTTGGAAAAACGAGTACTCTTCATTTCGGAAAGGCGAACCACGCCATCCGTTCCGCAACGGAAGAACGCGTCGAAAAAGTCCTGTTCATAGGGTTGTCCACCTTCCGGTTCCTTGATTTTGGTGAACACGTACTCCTGCGACTGGAACAGTTTTTTCTGCGGCAAGGAAATCGAAAGACACCCCTTGTCCGCCCAGTAGAACACCATGGCGGAGAGATCCTTGGGGTCGACCGATCCATCGCTGAGATACCCTACGTCCATCGGCGAAAGCCCTTGAGGCGCGTCAAACCGGACGACGGGAATGACGGGATCATCACGACCATACCGCAGGAACAGCCAGATGGTCAACGCGATGACAATGAGCGCGGAAAGAAGCGAGACTCCTGTGGCAAGGGTTGACCAATCCTTCTCCTTGACCACCGAAGCGAAATATCCTTCCGGGAGTTCGATGCGGAGGTTCAACCCTTTTCCTTCCCCGAGGTTCTGGGCTGACCCACTGACGACCAGACGGTCGGAAGAGACGGTGAACGAGCCCGGCGTATCTGAACCTTCCGCCCCCACCGCGACCCAAATCCGGGTGGGATCGACGGGGTGCGGCATGATGACGGAAAAGGAGAACCTCTCGATCGGGCATTCCCACGAAGTTCCCAACAGGTCATACAGAAGTTCGTCATAGGCGGGGTTCCGGTCATCCCCGATGGCGTACTGGTAGGAGATCACATAGCGTTGCGCCCCTTGGACATACCGGTTGGCGTCTCCCAGGCGGAAGGTCAGATAATCATCCGATACGGAATCCCGTGTCATGGGGACGGTAGATTGAAGATGGGATACTCCCACCCGTTTGTCTCCAAACCGGATAGGAATGGATCGATAGATCCCATGGCGCGGCATGGAGAAGTACACGTCGATCGTCTCCGTCACGGAAAGGACATTGGCATCACTGGCCACCACATCCATCCGGTAATCGGTGATGGTATAATCCGTCGCCGCCCACACTGATGCGGTTATGGTGACAAGCAGCGCCATCAAGAGGCCCAACGTTCGTTTCATATTCGTTCCTTCAACAAAACAGTTCGGATGGCCCCGAGCAATGAGGACGCCAGCGATCCGGCATCTGCGTCGGAGAGGAACGCCATCCCCTCTTCCGCGACTCCGGCGGCCCAGTTGACGCTGTACGCCACGGCGGCCATGGCGATGCCGGCCTCTTTGGCCAGTGTCGCTTCCGTCCCCAGCGTCATGCCCACATAGTCGGCGCCAAGTGCGCGATACGCCCGGATCTCCGCCTTGGTCTCAAGCCGAGGCCCGGGGGTGGTCACATACACGCCCCCATCCTTCCATGTGGGATTTCCAGCCAGCAACGTGGAGCGGAGATTCTGGTCAAACGGCTGGTCCATCGCCACATGACGCACTCCCGCTTCACCTCCGGTGAAGAACGTCCCCTGACGGGAAGCGGAAGCGAAATCCAGAAAATCGGCTACCACGGCACACTGCCCCGGCAGGAGGAACCGGGTGATCGAGCCGACGGCATACACGCCGACAAGCGCGTCCACGCCCAGTTTCTTCAATGCCGCGATGTTGGCGCGGTAATTGACCAGATGAGGTGGCGTGTCATGCAGCGAGCCATGGCGGGCGAGGAACACCAGAGAGGTGTCCTTCCCTTCCCCGATGGATACCGGCACAACGCCAAAGGGAGTTGATATCCTTCTCTCCGTCACCTGAATGCCATTTGGGTGATCCAGTCCCGTTCCTCCGATGATCGCTTTCATCAGCGCCTCCTAGATGATGCCCTCCGGTGTCACGATGTGGGTGACCAGAGACCCGGGGATTCGGTCAAACGCCGGATACAACCCTTCCACCGAGGGATCGGTTACCGGTTGTCCCATGCAGTGGGTCACTTCCTTCCCATCCCGCCACTCCACCACCATCTCTTCCATGGTTCGTTTGGTAGGATCGGGAGAGACGGCGAACACCACGTACGGAATATGATGATACGATGCAGCGATGGCGTTGGGAAGGGTGCCGGTCTTGTTGGCAACGCTCCGGTCTGCGCAAACAAGATCGCAGGCGGTCAGGTAGATGTTCACCAACCCCTCCGCCATGCAGGCAGCCCCCGCTCCATCGGTGATCAACCGTACAT carries:
- a CDS encoding DUF2156 domain-containing protein, which produces MEDRERVWSLVRNYAWNSMAYLALEPDKQWFFSQNGEGVAAYALSHGVMIVCADPICPPEMMPSFLNEIKRYAARHRYRLVLLFPGERFLSVYRACGFGIASIGEEAVFDLTTWNLRGGKAAKLRAAVNHAKKAGLVVKEYVPTQGRNPFIEQEFEAITNRWFSGKQTSRLQFALGDVGFDNPTDKRYLYAQAPDGRIEAFVVFLPYRGGTAYMADVTRRRPDAVYGAIQLVITQAFAKFREEGHTTASLGIAPLADVHEPWKRKGFQWECRYLYRHMNRVYGFQSLKNAKAEYAPTRWEPVYVVSRPRLLTFRMRYAMADVLDSKGFHDYVHAFFSHRHAYL
- a CDS encoding ABC transporter ATP-binding protein → MNGVEVTIKNVSRTYGDFKALDNVSIQIHKGEFFSLLGPSGCGKTTLLRIIAGFDSPDTGDVLFDGKDVLPLPPDKRQSNTVFQTYALFPHLTVYDNIAFPLRLKKLDKATIDKKVREYIHLVQLDQHIDKKPSMLSGGQKQRVAIARALINEPKVLLLDEPLSALDAKLRQSLLIDLDNLHEQVGITFIYVTHDQSEALSVSDRIAVMNQGQVLQIGNPYEIYEAPATRFVSKFIGETNYFEGTIVSCEKQGDEYLCMVDIPELGQQVSVTDYDPQPVGAHEAFTIRPEKIRITSEAPAVHPGQSVNSFQGYVDEPVYSGFQSKFFVRLDAGEHPIFKIFKQHTTFLDDGPEIEWKDHVYINWTATDGYLIKDLKR
- a CDS encoding ABC transporter permease — encoded protein: MNRPLRKNQFQEELKGTAYAWPMGLWFTLFFTVPLGIIILYSFLKRGLYGGVEWKFSLTAYRQMFNPSFAKVLLRTLWITIVATFFCMALALPTGYAMAKSKHQTLLLFLIIIPFWTNSLIRIYAWISLLSTEGFLNNILIKLHLISQPLHMIYNNGSVILVLIYMYLPFAILPLFTTIDKFDFSLIDAARDLGASKPQSMFLVLLPNIKSGITTSLIFTFIPIFGEYTVPLLVGGKESTMIGNIIVDQVSKTRNWPLASAFSMVLTILSLIGVFWMLTTGAREQVSQSKKVVTSQTELEDSVAEHHKTHQGGAS
- a CDS encoding ABC transporter permease, giving the protein MNYHTYTNKRHFSFSTTMLCLVIIFLFIPLFVVVLFSFNSTKGMEWHGASIVWYEKLLFGSQPLWRAFENSVIIALASSVTATLLGTLASIGIKWYRFKGKTYITAISYLPMVLPEVIIGVSMLIFFSAVHLNLGMVTIFIAHTTFELPFAFMMVSARLDEFDYSTIEAAHDLGANEVQTLVMVTIPSLMPGIMSAFLMCVTMSLEDFVITFFVSGPGSGTLPIYVYSQIRYGVSPVINALSFVMILGTMLLAFVFRRFLKNVAASG
- a CDS encoding extracellular solute-binding protein; translated protein: MKRHQALLLVLLIGVVLVFTSCHKTQEDKVLYLYNWTYYTPDEILQSFKEETGITVIVDNFASNEEMFAKVQAGGGAKGYDLIVPSQDYVSIMIKLGMLHELDHSKIPNLKYIRPEINKMAQYDPQMQYSVPYFAGGSGIAVNKTKVTDYARDWSIFADTRYKGKMSMLDDMREVMGAALKYLGYSANTTDDAQLQEAADLIITQWKPNLVKFDSESFGKSFASGEFTIVHCYAENVFQEVPEDQWGDIDFFVPPEGGVSYIDNFVIPKDAKHIDYAYQFINYFCDPKVYARFLDAFNYPSTVNTDAGQYQTATPYFQPDDIVNSELYVDLGADLDKYNALWQKIRYDQ
- the putP gene encoding sodium/proline symporter PutP, yielding MTYTNLLTALAFIIYLVLMLIIGFVTMRKTKKTDDYFLGGRNVGPWFTALSAEASDMSSWLLMGLPGVAYFSGLKEAFWTALGLLIGTYLNWLFVAKRLRIYTIQAKNSITIPEFLSNRFHDKSGVIKAIGAVLIILFFVIYTASGFVACGKLFNSVFGMSYYSGLLLGVVVILGYTLMGGYLAVVSTDFLQGTLMFIALAITVFLGINHAGGASYSFESLKAMGSQFVNPFAGEKYGVMNAISTLAWGLGYFGMPHILVRFMSIKRNEDIKTARRISMVWVFIAMFCALIVGVVGKLIISPAYASQAAAESVFIDSAKLLFPTFIAGIFLCAILAASMSTADSQLLVASSAFSEDLYKTFIHKRASDKEVLMVSRISVIAITLIAIFLAMDQNSSVFRIVSYAWAGFGATFGPAILASVFWKKATRKGCIAAMISGGVTVIVWKQLHGGLFDLYELLPAFIIATLFLVVFSLLDKSDNSTVEAEFDQFQASLKAS
- a CDS encoding DUF2207 domain-containing protein; this encodes MKRTLGLLMALLVTITASVWAATDYTITDYRMDVVASDANVLSVTETIDVYFSMPRHGIYRSIPIRFGDKRVGVSHLQSTVPMTRDSVSDDYLTFRLGDANRYVQGAQRYVISYQYAIGDDRNPAYDELLYDLLGTSWECPIERFSFSVIMPHPVDPTRIWVAVGAEGSDTPGSFTVSSDRLVVSGSAQNLGEGKGLNLRIELPEGYFASVVKEKDWSTLATGVSLLSALIVIALTIWLFLRYGRDDPVIPVVRFDAPQGLSPMDVGYLSDGSVDPKDLSAMVFYWADKGCLSISLPQKKLFQSQEYVFTKIKEPEGGQPYEQDFFDAFFRCGTDGVVRLSEMKSTRFSKDVTAVKAAVKYRFSHGENALQDGKADRVKAIAGILSFLPVLVSVVAVEKGFLDVESAQVLLLGIISVGVASVMARFIASWSLTVSKARLFLAALVGIVVTFICFGGVGYSLYQEGWKGVVIALSSTVLSAFAATVSAFIGRRSPYGVKVLGETLGYREFIATAKIEQLKMMIDQNPQLYYHVLSYAIVFGLEKKWARKFQGIMVENPAWCDGPAGSLGDAMMLGAMIGSLQSSVARNLYAQAASTPRGPIHSSFGGGGFVGGGFGGGGGGAW
- a CDS encoding MTAP family purine nucleoside phosphorylase, with the translated sequence MKAIIGGTGLDHPNGIQVTERRISTPFGVVPVSIGEGKDTSLVFLARHGSLHDTPPHLVNYRANIAALKKLGVDALVGVYAVGSITRFLLPGQCAVVADFLDFASASRQGTFFTGGEAGVRHVAMDQPFDQNLRSTLLAGNPTWKDGGVYVTTPGPRLETKAEIRAYRALGADYVGMTLGTEATLAKEAGIAMAAVAYSVNWAAGVAEEGMAFLSDADAGSLASSLLGAIRTVLLKERI